One Echeneis naucrates chromosome 16, fEcheNa1.1, whole genome shotgun sequence genomic window, AAGGTCACGTGGTACGCCACAAGAACAGACACCTTCACGTTACCGTCACGATGAGAACATTCTTGAAGCCAAACCTATTGTCTACAGGCAGATTACTGTACCACAGCCTGGGGCCAAAGAATACTGCACTGGTAAGTGTTCCCCACGATGACTAAACAAACACTGGTTAACTCAAATGACCAAAGgttacatacttttttttttttttttttttttgtcatttcatacAGACGCTGGGCTTTTTGTGCCCAGTATATCCTATGAACTACACAAGCGTCTGTTGACAGTCGCTGAGCGTCATGGTCTCTCTTTGGAGCGAAGACTTGAAATGACTGGTGTGTGTGCGAGTCAGATGGCACTTACATTGCTGGGTGGTCCTAACCGGTAAGAATGATGGGGACACACatcaaatatacaaacaaagcTACAGGTGTCCATCATTATGTTATATATGTTGTTTATTTAGTGTGATCCAATGCTCaatgatgaatggaaaaataaaatagtattAAATAGACTGTCAGAAATAACTAggatgaaattagttttttatcTATGATGATAttgtttgtatgtatttgtatagGTATGTACTTTTCAAACATGTGCAAGTTTTCACTCATTATTACTTTATTATGTTTATTCCAGATTCACTCCCAAAAACTTGCACCAGCGTCCCACGGTGGCACTCCTGTGTGGCCCCCATGTCCAGGGGGCTCAGGGCATCAGCTGTGGTCGTCACCTGGCCAATCATGAGGTGGAAGTCATCTTGTTTCTGCCAAATTTTGTCAAGATGCTTGATTCTGTCACCAGTGAGCTCACGCTTTTCAACAAAACTGGTGGCAAACAGGTGTCAAGTATCAAAGGTGGGCattttttactttcaatttattttgacTTGCTGTTTTTGAAGCAGAAGTGAAATTTGTTTAAACTTTTCTGCAATACAGCTGACTAAATGATAACTagaggtttttattttacattttttgggtTTCTGGCTCTGTAGATCTTCCAGACACACCAGTGGACCTAATCATTAACTGCCTGGACTGCCATGAGAACACATTCCTGATGGATCAGCCTTGGTACCGAGCTGCTGCAGACTGGGCCAACCAGAACCGAGCGCCAGTGCTCAGCTTAGACCCTCCTGTTAGTGGACAGGGTCAAGCAGTTGAGGCCAAGTGGTCCCTCTCACTTTGCCTCCCTCTCCCCCTGGCTGAGGGAGCCGGCAGAGTTTACCTGTGTGACATAGGTGTTCCTCGCCAGGTGTTTCAGGAAGTTGGAATCAAGTACCATTCTCCTTTCGGCTGCAAGTTTGTCATCCCTCTGCACTCTGCTTAAGGAGTTATTGATCAACATGACCACTTGGATCATTCACCATCCTTGACCGTTTGGGTTTGGGTGCCTTATATTATACAGCGTCAGTTGTTTTTCAGTTCATCCCTTAAGTTTCTAACTGATCAGTGTGGGAAATGGACTTCACCCTGTCAGTGAAGGACCGCTGTTGGGTCTATTAGTTCTACAAGGAAGACAATGCATATggatggaggaagaaaaggctttcaaatccttttttgaaaaatggatGTCAGAAAAGTTAAAGGCGTCAGCAATTACTTAGATAACATTATATTTACGTGTTAGAAACAATTCATTTTGAAGATACAATGTTCATTAATAGGACAATCTATGGCCTAAAGGGGAAAAGTGCTCGATGTTACTGTAATCCAATGTCATTCCAGTGCCATATTTTGAATAGACATAGATCCATAGAACACACGCAAATACAATGTTATTCCATTAATCTGGACAAGACCACAGAAATCCAGTATGCATCAGCTTACGAATGGCCCTACCTACAGTTTTCCATACGTTCCTATGCTCAGTTTGTTATTACACATTTTATAAGAACAAACTGAATCATAGCAAATGTGGACTGTTTGTCATTTAGTTATGGCGTGTTGTCGAACAAAAACCAGTGTTGAAACGGGCAGCTACTGAGGAGAGTTGAAAGTTCAGCTGTTCAAGATAAATTAGGCTGTGGTACAATGTGACAAGACTTCAAGTGATCGTCCCATTGAGTAATTATTTGGTGGAGAGCTTTTGGAAAAACAGATAAGAGACCATACCagtatatttaaatgttttaaggCCATTTGCTACAAATcatgtatatttaatatttcaactTGTCATTTTTGATGCcaccttttttaaatgtgtttttcagtctaTATGTAGGTATTGGTTTCCATTCATTACTGTAGCCCATATAAATGAAGACTCTAAAACTCTTTCAGTAATCCTCCACAGTGAACATGAGGTTTCCTGTTAGTCCGTGTGAGTGTGTCGTTATTGTAGTATAGCATTGCCGTTGTATTACATTACACTAAAAAGAATTAATGTCGACTTGACAGATGCTAAAAAAATCTTATCATGCAGAAATAGAATAGAAGCAAAGACATCACCGGAGCAGCAGACAAACTATctaaattgacaaaaacaaattagtgTGGTTTGCAGATGGTTAGTTGTGATGTTAAGGTCAAATGATTTGTGATGAATGAACTTGAAACCACTGGTACAGTCTTTAAGTCTCAACTACATGACCGCTTGAATTTCAACCTCAAAAGGCAGCGCGTcagttcttttatttaaaagttgGCTGACAATTTCTGAAAGCATtatctggcttttttttttttttttttttttcgggtgTGAATTATCTTCCAGCACTGAGTATCTACTACGTACCAATTACACAAGGTTTTTGTGGCAGAAAATAGTCAAGGAAGTAGTTTTGTTGTGTCAGTCTGGCCTGGGGTATGCCTGTTTATGTGATGATTACTGCTCGTTTGGACCCTGAAACTAAAGCATAGACTGTGAAATACTCAATTTAAGAAAAGAGCTGCTTGTTATGTGCTGCTTTTAAAAGCCTTGACAAATGGATCAGAGGTATCCAAGGATCTGATCTTTTTGACAGTAagtcaaactttttttctgGTTCTTCAGCAAGATCCCACCAATTTTATATTCAATTTGTGTCCCAAGTGGGGCGAATTGTGTTACTAGATCGTTATTGGACGTCCACCCTGTAGACATTGGCCTATGCTTAATTCTGTTGGGAAACTTTGTCACTGAGTGTACTCAGTGTAGTCTGGTAAAAGTTGATTTCAGACATTATGCACGTCCTTGAAGAATGTTACAAACCCAGTACTCTGAAGCCTGTAGTGGTAGATGTGGATTATATCTCAGGCGGatcaaaaatgtgtgtgacatTTGGGGTGCCGTCTCTGTGCACTCGAGCCTGCGCAGGCCTTTGCGAGTTGATTCCTTGAACATGACTGCCATGCACAAATGTTTAGTCCTTTCTCCAACATTCCTCCGGCCTGATGAGTTGTGTCACATCTGTCGAGACAAGTCTGGCTTGGAAACATCAGCCTGAATGTGAAGTTGAGCCCTGCTGCTCTTTGGCCTCCAGAGGGCCATGAAGCCACGTTCTGAGGTGGCTCTTCCTTATTGTGCTCTGATGGCAGCTTGTTGTACTTAACGCTATTTCCTTCATGAGTGTTGTAATTTCTGAACATGTCAGAAGCTCACAGTTAGAGACCTTTTAAACAGGAAATCACCCAAGTAAGGTTGTCAGTGGCTAAACGGCCTGTCCCCCACACCTCCCTGAGATTTATTGGGTTCACAGGTTTCTAATGGTGTGACCTGCAGAGGACGTTCAGTCCCTACGAGGTCCGTTTTGCAGTTCAGCAAAGCCGCATTTAAGAGCCAGTGGGAGTTTTTGTCTAGACAGAAAAACGGATTCCTTTTTGGATCGAAGTTCACTGTCAAAGTGTTTGTGCAGAAATACTCTCCAGTTGTCTGTAGTCAAACATACagatttcaaatgaataaataaataaacaatgctCCCCGCTGTGTGTGgtagtttttcctctttcctcagtGATGCTCAAAAGCCAAAACCAGATTCACTGAAGTGGATTCAGTGATCGACTATTTTTAGCCAGAGGAGTTGATCATTACTGCGCATGCTCACTGTGAAACCAAggtggggcaaaaaaaaaaaaatgtaaaaaataaaaacctgaatgtttctgaCGGAGCACGAAGGGGAGACTGGAGTAAATTTGAATCGGGCTTAGTTCATCGTCGCAGTTTTTGTGCGGTTGAGtcttctgattttttttgtgtccatTCTCTCCTGTCCCACGGAGGGACAGTGGACTGCGGGGCCAAGTCAGCAGAAAAgttatttttcctcatttcagcCAACTTGGTTATGATGTTGACAGGAGACGCAACAGCAGTCCGGCCTGGTTTCATTGAGTTAGTGCGGGACTGCTGAAGTTGGGTGACCTCACACAGACTTCACTTCCTCATCGGGTCTGGATGTGTTTTGCGCGTCGGTACCAACCTCGGTTATTTATTTGCTTCTTGAATGGGAGTTTGAAAAAGGACTACGGGCTGTAACCGGATCTCCTGTCATTGCCCCAAACCTCACTTTCTCCTGCAGACAGGTaagagatttattttgaaatgtgagcGATCCGCCGAAACTGTTGAATCTCGGGAGACATTGAAGAGCTGTCACTTTGTCTGTTTCCTTTCACACAGCTAAGTTAAAAActgagtgaaaaagaaatgttcagGGCCGATGAACTTTAGATCATTCATATTTACCTCCATAAGTCGGATGGAGCTCAACGTACTGAACTCGGCCTAGGAAGTAAAACGCAATGAATactaataatgtaataataataataatatgtggACAAATGAGCGTCTTCTTCCTTCAAACTCAGACCACTTCCTGtggtgctgcagctgcatcatGCAGCTCTGTAGGACAGAGATACCGGCATGGACGATGGTCATGATACTGTACCAACATGCACTAACACATGTTGAGCACGCATCACATCTGTCAGGCCCTGCAGCCCTGCACAATTACTGGAAGGTGTCACTGACTGCAACCGCGGAAATGTGTGACTTTCAGAGGATTGGTGGCTGTCAACATGATGCTGCCTTTCCTTATTTAGTCTCACAAAACCATTTGTCAAACCTCTGGTAAACTTTTGTCAAAAGTGccatacagaaaaacagaaatgctcaTTATTTGCCGTTGAGAGGAAATGTGGACCTCTGCAGTTTAAACGGGAATCCCCTCATTCGtcagaaactgtgaaaatgacTTGAGACCGGGCTGGCTCTGCCCCCCCCAAGAGCCTGCTCCAACAGGGATTCttcttcattcttcttcttcattaaGCTGCTGAAACAAGATGAAGAGAGCTCATGAGACCACAGAAAAGCTGAGCTGCGACCCAGTGATGTGTCATGCATGGCTGCTTCAGCAGAGCAACATTGCACTGCAGTGCGTGCAATGCATCACAGCAAGGAAGTGTTTGTCCACCACTCAGGCGTAGCATTTTTGCCTTGCATGGTGTTTTCTTGAAGTATTTGCTTTGTAAAATCACTGATTACCGAATATGTTGATCCATTCAATGTGCGATTTGAACTTTGGATGtgattaaaatgcaaatttaactACAGAGTGAGGTTGTTCAAGTTGAGGGGATTCTCCCCCCTGAAAGACagtcgttttttgtttttttttttttctcttcctgttacTGTGAGACCAGCCttgttttgcagtgtttttaGTAATGATAAATAGTGTGTAATTTCACGATCTGTATGACGCCACAAGCTGCATAGGCAAAACTGTCAACCATTAGACTGATACAATGATGGGTTGTACTGCAGGGCCTACCGTTAGTTTCATACTTCCTCTCTTCGATCCCACAGTTATTTCAGTGAacattgctgctgcagcagcagaatccaGCTGTTGTCCTGAAGACAGAGGTGATTTCCTCCTCTGAGGACAACATCTGCAGGCCTTCAGGCCCAGCTGGgtaaacattttgtgtgtgtcccttcCGTCTCCtgtatttttctgctttccCACCACTCTCTGTTTTTGCTTGCATGCCTGCAAGAAGGGAGGCCTAAGCGGATGTGGACAAATATCACCAAATCCTTCACTTTTCACTTGGTTCTGCCACCCTGCTGCTAAAATCGTGATGATAACAGGGCAGCAGCAtcaaagcagctgcagagcatCCCGAGGCTTCGGGAATACAgagctgtaaaaacacagacataatGTTCATTGTGACCTTCCTAATACAGGATATCCAGTGGCGGAAACTAGTGCTGGTTATAGTCACAGGTCAAAGTCCTGCATTCAAAATCATACTTAATTAAAAGTAGTGCtttctttaaaatttgtttgtttttttttcataatacaGTGAGCCACGTGACTGATAGATAATCAATAATGACTTAAATTTAGTGTTAATCGAGATGGCTCACTATTTATACAACGGTATACTGTTGACGTATTTGTGGTGAAAGTTCTCAATGTACAGATAAGTTGTCGGATCCTCATAAGATAAATCTGAAAATCAAAAGTGTGCATCAATTTTTTAGGCCCTTCCTCCAATCACCAATGAATTACTTTCTTTACCTTTTAACTATTGGATAGCTTGTGCCCTCAAAATTATTATCTTTGACAGCTGGAGTTAATATTAAAAGGACTGGCCACAGATCAAAGTTTTTAGTAAGAAATTTTACTGAACAAGACTATTTTGTAAAATTTAATCTATATATGCAACAACATACGAACTACAACTACAATCTCAGGTAAATGCGATCACCATGTTTTTCCTAAAGAACTTTAAATGTAGATTAGTGGCTTGCTGTGGCCTAAGTGACATTTTTTCAAATCCTCGCACGGCATCTCTGGTCCTCCTCACGTCACGTCATACGTCTTCAGCTTTAGACAAACCTGACATATACAGCATTTTCCCCTCATGTTTCTTTGCAGGTAGATGTGGGAGTGGCAGATTTAAACAAGAGCAAAGAAGATTTTACATTCCTGTCCTGTCTTGCTTTGTGCAGTCAGGCTACCACTGTACAGTTCAGACTACAACAGACTTGCGTAAGAGCCAAATGTTGATGAACCGGTCTGGTTTGAACAATAGGATTGTGAAGGATGCCAAGAATATGCAAAATCTCACCTCAAACGACTCTGCTTCGGCTCTGTTTTGACTGATGTGACACCTCTGTTCTTTGGTTTATTGGTTGTGTACCAAGTTGGGACTTCAAAGGTTTTGCACTCTTTTCTGGCTCCATTCAGCTTCAGTCTGCCACTCAGCTTACTGGCTTCCTTTTTTGGTAATTTGTGCATGGATTGCAGCAGAAAGTATCTTTCAATCGGATGTAATGATTTACTGCTTGCAATCACTGTATTATTTCCAAGTTGAGCATGACACAGCTCACTAGGTATGATGAGGAATTTGCATGGCCGTAACATTAGCAGTCGGCGGAAGTTTATCACACTTGCTGAGAAAATCATGGATGCCAATTGGTATTTGCAGAGCTGTAGAAATGAAGCATTGCTGCCCTTAAAATTACTGACTGGACAGAGCGATGGTGATGGACGTTTCAATGAGACAGGGGTCATTAGAAGCCCAGAAACtcagctgacacacaaagacGGCCTTGTGTGCTTCCTGAAAAGGGCAAGCTTGGGCTCCACGTAGAGCCCTATGGAAATGGCAATGTG contains:
- the edc3 gene encoding enhancer of mRNA-decapping protein 3, translated to MAADWLGSLVSINCGPTLGVYQGEVTSVDQSSQTISLRQPFHNGVKCPVPEVTFSAIDIKELKILDIRNSSSRNSSSVSTKVNSAPVAVPKGDPRSVEKLNSPQHCSKSYGDRHLDVPGQPKGFRRRHNSWSSSSRGANQVTPKKNGVKNGQMKHRDDECFGDGVDDGLDTDFDFEGNLALFDKAAVFSEIDISERRNGARSRGTPQEQTPSRYRHDENILEAKPIVYRQITVPQPGAKEYCTDAGLFVPSISYELHKRLLTVAERHGLSLERRLEMTGVCASQMALTLLGGPNRFTPKNLHQRPTVALLCGPHVQGAQGISCGRHLANHEVEVILFLPNFVKMLDSVTSELTLFNKTGGKQVSSIKDLPDTPVDLIINCLDCHENTFLMDQPWYRAAADWANQNRAPVLSLDPPVSGQGQAVEAKWSLSLCLPLPLAEGAGRVYLCDIGVPRQVFQEVGIKYHSPFGCKFVIPLHSA